In one Lycium barbarum isolate Lr01 chromosome 7, ASM1917538v2, whole genome shotgun sequence genomic region, the following are encoded:
- the LOC132603008 gene encoding uncharacterized protein LOC132603008 produces MISPFHCKKNPNNPFFFLSESGKWWFRGASRLRVGSWNIGTLTGKSIKLVKILKKRKINMACIQDTKWVGPKAKEVDGYKLWFSGRSKCRNVVGILVDGELRDQVVEVRRATDRMMSIKVVVEGLTVNIISAYASQAGLGDEEKRRFWEDLDELVGGIPPTEKLFVGGDFNGHIGLISGGYDDVHGGFGFGDRNGGGVSLLDFARASGLVIANSSFPKKEEHLVTFRSSVAKTQIDFLQIDFLLLKKDDKGLCKDCKVIPSEYLTTRHKLLVMDLAIKMTRKERVVEDRHRIRWGSLTTISALEMGEKLKDMGAWDSSGDATSMWDKTTSCIRVVAREVLGVSTGSRGQHRGDWWWNGEVQGKVKAKKVAYAKLIESKDEVEKWTNTKLYKMARKEAKLAVSTAKTTAFERMYAELEEKGGDQKLFRLAKARERKARDVDQVKCIKDEHDKVLVEETLIRRRWQSYFCKLLNEEGDRDIVLGELEHTGRRHDFGYCRSIKVDEVKGAVRRMRRGRATGPDEIPEKFWKSVGPACLEWLTRLFNVIFKTALMPEEWRASVMIPLYKNKGDIQSCNNYRGIKLLSHTMKVWERVVEMRVRRGVSISENQFGFMPERSTTEAIHLVRRLVE; encoded by the coding sequence ATGATTTCTCCATTTCACTGTAAGAAAAATCCCaacaacccttttttttttttatccgaatCCGGAAAGTGGTGGTTTAgaggagcgtctaggttgagagtaggatcttggaacattgggacgttaacggggaagtccataaagctagttaagattcttaagaagaggaagattaatatggCTTGTATCCAAGACactaaatgggtaggtcctaaagctaaggaggtagacgggtataagctgtggttctctggtaggtcgaagtgtAGAAATGtggtgggcattttagtagatggtgaattaagggatcaggtggtagaggttaggagagccactgataggatgatgtcgattaaggtggtcgttgaaggactcactgtgaacattattagtgcatatgcgtCGCAAGCGGGTTTAGGCgacgaggagaagaggcgcttttgggaggatttggacgaattagtgggaggcataccgcctactgagaagttatttgtgggaggtgatttcaatggacacatcgggcTTATTTCGGgtggttatgatgatgtgcatggaggctttggcttcggggacaggaatggaggaggagtctcacttttggattttgcaagagcttctgggttggtgatagccaattcgagtttcccaaagaaggaggaacacttggtaaccttccgtagttcggtggctaagactcagatagactttttacagatagactttttactccttaagaaggatgataaaggtctgtgcaaagattgtaaggtcattccgagcgaatatcttacaacccgacataagctcttggtgatggatttagcgatcaagatgacgaggaaggaGAGGGTtgtggaggaccgacataggatcagatgggggagtttgaccacgattagtgccctggagatgggagagaaattgaaggatatgggggcctgggatagtagtggggatgcgaccagtatgtgggataagacgactagttgcattagggtggtagcaagggaagtgttgggggtctcgacaggtagtcgtggtcagcatcgaggggactggtggtggaatggagaagttcaagggaaggtgaaagcaaagaaggtggcgtatgcgaagttgatagaaagcaaggatgaggtggagaagtggacgaatacaaaactttataagatggcgaggaaggaggcgaagttggcggtttcgacggcaaaaacgacagcttttgaacgcatgtatgctgaactagaagagaaaggaggggaccaaaaattgttcaggctagccaaggcgagggagagaaaggcacgtgatgtggatcaagtaaagtgcatcaaggacgagcatgacaaagtattggtagaggagactctcattagacggagatggcagtcatacttttgcaaactcttgaatgaagaaggggacagagacattgtgttgggagaattagaacatacaggaaggcgtcacgattttgggtattgcaggagtattaaggttgacgaggttaagggtgctgttcgtaggatgcgcaggggaagagcgaccggacctgacgagattcctgagAAATTCTGGAAGAGCGTGGGCCCGGCatgtttggagtggctgactaggttgtttaatgtcatctttaagacggcattgatgcccgaagaatggagggcgagtgtaatgatccctctatacaagaataagggagatatccagagttgcaacaactatagaggtatcaagctgctaagccatactatgaaagtgtgggaaagggtggtggagatgagggtgaggagaggtgtgtctatttcagagaaccagtttggattcatgccggaacgctcaactacagaagccatccaccttgtgagaaggttggtggagtag